Proteins found in one Zea mays cultivar B73 chromosome 1, Zm-B73-REFERENCE-NAM-5.0, whole genome shotgun sequence genomic segment:
- the LOC100281894 gene encoding transferase: MAAATATATATEAAGHHQEQQQRFRVVDTALVAPAAAPALPPRSIPLTFFDVKWLHLPPVERVLLYRLSPDADVPAILSGLRTSLSQALRAFYPMAGHVRMPATNNRRHELCYRPGDAVPFTTAEYNVDIDHLIADDSVPVQVAQLAPLAPHLPKGRAVLAVQATLLLGRRGLAVGVTVHHTTCDGAGSTHFLHTWAAAAAARADEHGHLVIPPPPVIDRELIPDPRGLYDVYLRSMPPMVSQDDFEFVLGKPQDPGEDKALATFTLSQQLLQSIKSAVAHEAARRGMVTPPRCSSILATYGFIWSCYCRARGAAAAAAERSYFLFSVDQRSRLKPAAVPEKYLGNCCCPAIARARADEVSAGGIAGLFAACAAVAAALEEEVREGAQERWDTCVARVKEAAAKGMLSVAGSPRFRVYDLDFGFGRPEKVDMVSVAKTGAISVADARVGGGGVEVGISLPVASGDMDRFRQSVADGMEWLRLL, from the coding sequence ATGGCGGCAGCAACGGCAACTGCAACTGCAACTGAGGCTGCCGGCCACCACCAGGAGCAGCAGCAGCGTTTCCGCGTCGTCGACACGGCCCTGGTGGCGCCTGCAGCTGCTCCCGCACTGCCGCCGCGCTCCATCCCGCTCACCTTCTTCGACGTCAAGTGGCTGCACCTCCCGCCCGTGGAGCGCGTCCTCTTGTACCGCCTCTCCCCGGACGCCGACGTCCCCGCCATTCTCTCCGGTCTCAGGACCTCCCTCTCCCAGGCCCTCCGCGCCTTCTACCCGATGGCCGGCCACGTCCGCATGCCGGCCACCAATAACCGCCGCCACGAGCTGTGCTACCGCCCCGGCGACGCCGTCCCCTTCACCACCGCGGAGTACAACGTGGACATCGACCACCTCATCGCCGACGACTCCGTCCCCGTGCAGGTGGCCCAGCTCGCCCCTCTCGCGCCGCACCTGCCTAAGGGCCGCGCCGTGCTCGCCGTGCAGGCCACGCTGCTGCTCGGCCGCCGGGGCCTCGCGGTCGGCGTCACCGTCCACCACACCACCTGCGACGGCGCAGGGTCCACGCACTTCCTCCACACATGGGCCGCCGCCGCAGCCGCAAGAGCAGATGAGCACGGTCATCTCGTCATCCCCCCGCCCCCCGTCATCGACCGGGAACTCATCCCGGACCCCAGGGGCCTGTACGACGTGTACCTCAGAAGCATGCCGCCCATGGTGTCCCAGGACGACTTTGAGTTCGTGCTGGGCAAGCCTCAGGATCCCGGCGAGGACAAGGCCCTGGCCACGTTCACGCTGTCCCAGCAGCTTCTGCAGAGCATCAAGAGCGCGGTCGCCCACGAGGCGGCGCGGCGTGGCATGGTGACGCCGCCCCGGTGCTCGTCGATCCTCGCCACCTACGGCTTCATCTGGTCCTGCTACTGCCGAGcccgaggggcggcggcggcggcggcagagaGGAGCTACTTCCTCTTCTCCGTGGACCAGCGCTCTCGCCTGAAGCCGGCCGCCGTCCCGGAGAAGTACCTGGGCAACTGCTGCTGCCCGGCCATCGCGAGGGCGCGGGCGGACGAGGTGTCCGCCGGGGGCATCGCGGGGCTGTTCGCGGCgtgcgcggcggtggcggcggcgttgGAGGAGGAGGTGCGCGAGGGGGCGCAGGAGCGGTGGGACACGTGCGTGGCGCGGGTGAAGGAGGCCGCGGCCAAGGGGATGCTGTCCGTGGCCGGATCGCCCAGGTTCCGCGTCTACGACCTCGACTTTGGATTCGGCCGGCCGGAGAAGGTGGACATGGTGTCGGTGGCCAAGACCGGCGCCATCTCCGTGGCGGACGCGCGTGTTGGAGGTGGAGGCGTGGAGGTGGGTATCTCTCTGCCGGTGGCGTCGGGTGACATGGACCGCTTCCGACAGAGCGTTGCAGACGGGATGGAGTGGCTCCGGTTGCTGTGA
- the LOC103644343 gene encoding uncharacterized protein, which translates to MAKEGAEGDGWRVMDRRRQQVRGRSSGAGIWSLRGRANWEARGRGTWRGRGGRFVASGSSLGLDARVAVERSSGVQSEAAKKRVADVASGVSDMGKKRREELCCEICEDNHVPEECPVFNGPKPQAALCGFAGGESGFFQIPTWGAKGVLPRSDGVTAFITVKEGNVTAELVKSELSRLIPVKWNWSVQKHADGFIVPFPCRVELQRMIAMKYVHTLGGEGILVIQEVNQKIEPISYLQKAWVNVYGVPFEIRSFLPLWAVGSILGATQKVDMRYTRKMGVVRILVAVTDVNHIPESAEIVVGEGLYEIFFKVDKVLKDGRWIDNNNTGTRDRDDKEQGENDDFTENHENDIFQPEEAVEDTVMEDNSLHSDPMKPHDETSDMGIGVQHRKPFINDSVTLESEVLTSVEPTVLNLMTSTCADQHLQPAPEEYGLDSVICIADHASDGLELSTGRVGVDGNLSSLIDLAPDCSVLASGSISEEGLSVSKVSIPSLEATVPFAGREINLAFDDINIPSAADSLLIEKHKTRESTIHLGHVNYFTDVPRSVLQEALKSNSLTKRVKTEKLNQGGVMLSARRTNTDEDILSKAQRLAAKRNLEISYFQGYSLVQILETSTEGGKAPTNSRCLSSFGGGGDGSFCNAWMALECKN; encoded by the exons ATGGCTAAGGAAGGCGCCGAGGGGGATGGCTGGAGAGTGATGGATCGCCGTCGTCAACAGGTACGAGGTCGTTCCTCGGGTGCTGGCATCTGGTCGCTTCGCGGTCGTGCAAACTGGGAAGCCCGTGGCCGTGGTACCTGGCGTGGCCGTGGCGGTCGGTTCGTCGCGTCTGGTTCATCGCTGGGCCTTGATGCCAGGGTGGCTGTTGAGCGCAGTAGTGGTGTTCAGTCCGAGGCAGCTAAAAAAAGGGTGGCCGACGTTGCATCTGGGGTATCGGACATGGGGAAGAAACGCCGTGAAGAGCTTTGTTGCGAAATTTGTGAAGACAATCATGTGCCTGAGGAGTGTCCGGTATTTAATGGACCAAAGCCGCAGGCAGCTCTCTGTGGTTTTGCGGGAGGTGAATCTGGTTTTTTTCAAATTCCTACTTGGGGAGCAAAGGGGGTATTACCAAGGTCGGATGGTGTCACGGCCTTCATAACAGTGAAGGAAGGGAATGTTACTGCCGAACTCGTTAAGTCTGAACTCTCTAGACTTATTCCAGTGAAGTGGAATTGGTCGGTCCAGAAGCATGCAGATGGTTTTATAGTGCCATTTCCGTGCAGAGTGGAGCTTCAACGTATGATTGCTATGAAATATGTTCATACGTTGGGAGGAGAAGGTATCTTAGTAATTCAAGAGGTTAACCAAAAAATAGAACCGATATCTTATCTGCAGAAGGCCTGGGTGAATGTGTACGGGGTTCCTTTTGAGATCCGCTCATTTCTTCCTCTGTGGGCAGTTGGTTCTATTTTGGGGGCAACTCAGAAAGTGGACATGCGCTACACTCGGAAAATGGGGGTGGTTCGAATTTTGGTTGCAGTGACGGATGTGAATCATATCCCGGAATCCGCAGAAATAGTGGTTGGTGAAGGATTATACGAGATATTCTTCAAAGTTGACAAGGTCCTTAAAGATGGTAGATGGATTGACAATAATAATACGGGTACTCGAGACAGAGATGATAAGGAACAAGGTGAAAATGATGATTTTACTGAGAATCATGAGAATGATATTTTTCAGCCGGAGGAAGCAGTAGAAGACACTGTCATGGAGGATAATTCCTTACATAGTGACCCTATGAAACCACATGATGAAACTTCAGATATGGGGATAGGGGTTCAGCACAGGAAACCGTTCATTAATGACTCAGTGACATTGGAGTCAGAAGTTTTGACTTCGGTTGAGCCAACAGTTTTGAATTTAATGACCTCTACTTGCGCTGATCAGCATTTACAGCCAGCTCCTGAGGAATATGGACTGGATTCGGTGATTTGTATTGCCGATCATGCTTCAGATGGCCTGGAATTGTCAACAGGAAGGGTTGGCGTTGATGGAAATCTCAGCAGCTTGATTGATTTGGCTCCAGACTGCTCGGTTCTTGCTAGTGGATCAATCAGTGAAGAGGGGCTGTCTGTGTCCAAAGTAAGTATTCCATCTCTGGAAGCAACAGTGCCATTTGCTGGGAGAGAGATCAACTTGGCTTTTGATGATATTAATATTCCTTCTGCGGCTGACAGCTTGCTCATCGAAAAACATA AGACACGTGAGAGTACCATTCACCTGGGACATGTTAATTATTTTACTGATGTACCCCGTTCTGTCCTCCAG GAGGCACTTAAGTCTAATTCTCTTACTAAGAGAGTAAAGACTGAAAAACTTAATCAAGGGGGTGTCATGTTAAGTGCCAGGAGGACTAACACAGATGAAGATATATTGTCCAAAGCTCAGCGTCTGGCAGCAAAGCGTAATTTAGAAATCA GTTATTTTCAGGGTTACTCACTGGTTCAGATTCTGGAGACTTCTACAGAAGGAGGAAAAGCACCAACAAATTCTCGATGCCTGTCGAGCTTTGGAGGTGGTGGCGATGGAAGTTTTTGCAATGCATGGATGGCGCTCGAATGCAAGAATTGA